A stretch of the Notolabrus celidotus isolate fNotCel1 chromosome 3, fNotCel1.pri, whole genome shotgun sequence genome encodes the following:
- the dagla gene encoding LOW QUALITY PROTEIN: sn1-specific diacylglycerol lipase alpha (The sequence of the model RefSeq protein was modified relative to this genomic sequence to represent the inferred CDS: inserted 1 base in 1 codon; deleted 1 base in 1 codon), producing the protein MPGMVMFRRRWSVGSDDLVLPALFLFLLHCIWLVVLSVVLFGLPYGSDQSCSVTLVDHGRGYLGILVSCLICESAIMWLSMRXSILYTQPREAVQYVLYIRLAILLVELVYAVVGIAWLVQYYQPCSDVTAKNLALGIVACNWLVIFSVCITLMCTFDPTGRTFVKLKATRRRQRNLTTYTLRHRLEEGQASSWSRRLKFFMCCTRAQDTQSDAYSEVASLFAEFFRDLDIVPSDIIAGLVLLRQRQRSKRSSILDQANNDIIAFLSGMPVTRNTRYLDLKNSTEMGMYKDVCYYMLFALAAYGWPMYLMRKPACGLCRLASSCPCTSVSGSRLSQTVTVEEDNCCGCNVLAIRRHFLDRDLKQVQIVYTSCHDAVYETPFFVAVDHGKKKVVISIRGTLSPKDALTDLTGDSERLPVEEQHGTWLGHKGMVYSAEYIKKKLEQEMILSQAFGRDLSKGTMHYGLVIVGHSLGAGTAAILSFLLRPQYPTLHCYSYSPPGGLLSEDAMEYSKEFVSSVVLGKDLVPRLGLSQLEGFRRHLLEVLQKSNKPKWRIIAGGTKCIPKSELPVEDEDPQSQPAAPPSSRLWLHPSDLSIALSASTPLYPPGKIIHVVHNHPPESCCGQEDPTYSALWGDNKAFDEVIISPAMLNEHMPHMVMEGLNKVLENYNKGKTALLSAAKIMVSPTEVDLNPETIFMDASTNSHQPTPTTHHRRNSSVRQKPLLRSCAQSEISLDGFSECPPPPVPVVLRGARERLTVELRDRKAPLAVMESLSDAESLYSLDSRRSSAALRGSPMLSSLPFPLDAPIPEENPSLSSRTELLAADCLATPEHLGEVGPFFTPLESTPDYPMRLSPATPRYSGHHSPALPNQSVSAQPLQPEVNANPKLLPDGDHQEMPGVYSPGSTPIAPLSPEISSRQMDRENDDWVMDTVEKQFGAETGPAASTPPAQLSNGNPSQAVLEFAQYLDSLFRLDGSSSPPLDLSDGESESGRGSFGHGECLGDGQQLDDKQLLARATLEPNLVPKPPRTFAESADPSSGISLSPSFPLSSSEELNDLSPGEGILPAIHSLRTSTPCHCPEENTLSSMV; encoded by the exons ATGCCTGGCATGGTGATGTTTCGGCGGCGCTGGTCAGTAGGCAGTGATGACCTGGTGCTGCCcgccctcttcctctttctattACACTGCATATG GTTGGTGGTCCTGTCCGTggtcctcttcggcctcccgtATGGTTCAGACCAGTCCTGTTCTGTGACACTGGTGGACCAT GGCCGAGGGTACCTGGGCATCCTGGTCAGCTGCCTTATCTGCGAGAGCGCCATCATGTGGCTGAGCATGA GCAGCATTCTGTACACACAGCCCAGGGAAGCTGTGCAGTATGTCCTCTATATACGGCTCG CTATTCTGTTGGTGGAGCTCGTGTATGCAGTGGTAGGAATTGCCTGGCTTGTCCAGTATTATCAGCCCTGCTCTGATGTCACTGCCAAAAACCTAGCTTTGG GGATTGTTGCATGCAACTGGCTTGTGATATTCAGCGTCTGCATTACGCTCATGTGCACCTTTGACCCGACCGGTCGAACTTTTGTCAAACTGAAAGCCACCCGTCGGCGTCAGCGCAACCTCACTACATACACACTCAG ACACAGGCTAGAGGAAGGCCAAGCcagcagctggagcaggaggCTAAAGTTCTTTATGTGCTGCACAAGAGCCCAGGATACACAATCA GATGCATATTCAGAAGTGGCCAGCCTTTTCGCAGAGTTCTTCAGAGACCTGGACATAGTGCCTAGTGATATCATTGCTGGTCTGGTACTACTCCGCCAGAGACAAAGGTCGAAGAGATCTTCTATCTTGGACCAG GCCAACAATGACATTATCGCCTTCTTATCTGGAATGCCTGTCACTCGTAATACTAGGTACCTGGACCTTAAGAACTCG aCCGAGATGGGCATGTACAAAGATGTGTGTTATTACATGCTCTTTGCCCTGGCTGCATATGGTTGGCCCATGTACCTAATGAGGAAGCCTGCCTGCGGGCTGTGCCGCCTCGCCAGCTCCTGCCC CTGTACGTCAGTGTCGGGCTCTCGGTTGTCTCAGACCGTGACAGTGGAGGAGGACAACTGCTGTGGTTGTAACGTTCTGGCCATACGCAGACACTTCCTGGACAGGGACCTCAAGCAGGTTCAGATTGTCTACACATCCTGCCACGATGCT GTTTACGAGACTCCCTTTTTTGTGGCAGTGGATCATGGGAAAAAGAAGGTTGTCATCAGTATCAGAGGGACCCTGTCACCAAAG GACGCCTTGACTGATCTGACGGGGGACTCTGAGCGTCTGCCTGTGGAGGAGCAGCACGGGACCTGGCTCGGCCACAAG GGGATGGTTTACTCAGCAGAATACATTAAGAAGAAGCTGGAGCAGGAAATGATCTTGTCGCAAGCTTTCGGAAGAGATTTG AGTAAAGGCACCATGCACTACGGGCTGGTGATAGTCGGGCACTCCCTCGGTGCAGGCACCGCTGCTATCCTCTCCTTCCTGCTGAGGCCTCAGTACCCCACCCTTCACTGCTACTCTTACTCCCCACCCGGTGGCCTTCTTAG TGAGGATGCCATGGAGTACTCCAAAGAGTTTGTCTCTTCTGTGGTATTAGGAAAAGACCTGGTACCAAG GCTTGGCCTGTCACAACTGGAGGGTTTCCGACGCCACCTTCTGGAAGTCTTACAGAAAAGTAACAAGCCAAAG TGGAGGATCATCGCGGGAGGCACCAAATGCATCCCCAAATCAGAGCTTCCAGTCGAGGACGAGGATCCTCAGTCTCAGCCAGCGGCGCCCCCCAGCAGCCGCCTCTGGCTCCACCCTAGTGACCTCAGCATTGCCCTTTCAGCCTCCACACCCCTCTACCCCCCTGGCAAGATCATCCATGTGGTGCACAACCATCCTCCAGAGTCATG CTGTGGCCAGGAGGACCCCACCTACTCCGCTCTGTGGGGGGACAACAAGGCCTTCGATGAGGTCATCATATCACCGGCCATGCTTAACGAGCACATGCCCCACATGGTGATGGAGGGCCTAAACAAG GTCCTGGAGAACTACAACAAAGGGAAAACCGCTTTGCTCTCAGCAGCCAAGATCATGGTGAGCCCCACAGAAGTGGACTTGAACCCAGAGACCATTTTCATGGATGCATCAACGAATTCTCATCAGCCGACACCTACAACCCACCACCGCAGGAACAGTAGTGTTCG acaaaaaccaTTATTACG tTCATGTGCTCAGTCTGAAATATCTCTGGATGGTTTCTCTGAGtgccctcctcctccagtgCCTGTTGTACTGCGTGGAGCACGGGAACGCCTGACAGTGGAGCTTAGGGACCGCAAAGCGCCGCTGGCTGTCATGGAAAGTCTCTCAGATGCAGAATCCCTCTATAGTCTGGATTCCCGGCGCTCCTCAGCTGCGCTAAGGGGCTCGCCAATGCTGAGTAGCCTCCCTTTCCCCTTGGATGCCCCAATCCCAGAGGAGAACCCGTCCCTCAGTTCTCGCACTGAACTACTAGCTGCTGACTGCCTGGCAACGCCAGAGCACCTAGGCGAGGTTGGGCCTTTCTTTACCCCACTGGAATCTACCCCAGATTATCCCATGCGGCTGTCACCTGCTACCCCACGCTACAGCGGTCACCATTCCCCAGCTCTGCCAAACCAGAGCGTCTCAGCTCAGCCTTTACAGCCAGAGGTTAACGCCAATCCAAAATTGCTTCCTGATGGAGATCACCAAGAGATGCCTGGGGTCTACAGCCCGGGGAGCACTCCAATCGCTCCCCTCAGCCCAGAGATTAGCTCAAGACAAATGGATAGAGAAAACGATGACTGGGTGATGGACACGGTTGAGAAACAGTTTGGTGCAGAGACGGGACCAGCAGCTTCGACTCCTCCAGCCCAGCTATCGAATGGAAACCCCAGCCAGGCAGTGCTGGAGTTCGCTCAGTACTTAGACTCTCTTTTCAGATTGGACGGcagcagctctcctcctctggacCTGTCTGATGGGGAGTCAGAGTCAGGACGGGGCTCATTCGGGCACGGGGAGTGTCTGGGAGATGGACAGCAGCTGGATGACAAACAACTTCTTGCCCGAGCAACACTGGAGCCTAACCTCGTCCCCAAGCCCCCACGCACTTTTGCTGAATCTGCTGACCCTTCCTCGGGCATCTCCTTGTCaccttccttccctctctcatCGTCAGAGGAGCTCAATGACCTCTCGCCGGGCGAGGGTATCCTGCCAGCCATACACTCCCTACGAACATCTACCCCCTGCCACTGTCCTGAGGAAAACACGCTATCCTCTATGGTGTAG